A stretch of Hydractinia symbiolongicarpus strain clone_291-10 chromosome 9, HSymV2.1, whole genome shotgun sequence DNA encodes these proteins:
- the LOC130657002 gene encoding protein ANKUB1-like — translation MRIVITFERERFAINVLSTDTVAVVKQLIEKEIQIFAELCSHNCRSQLQLYFADNLLKDDTLLHDLGVISGSIIRCKYVETPVADICIDIPFLSKRIELDSFDNTATVSNLRTILQNNLGIPVGVFKLLTREGLELYDVNTLEYYKLKRGSAITLELFLGVEKVLLRAINGDILQTMRYISEFKVDPKMNRFLMRVALFISAHYDHVKLASFLLRKGIRSEDPPGIHPSRTWCSEMSHPDIQKCPVHQAAQQGNINCLKLFLRHSSTCAITRDGYHNTAMTYAARNLKFDCWKLILVEQFKKNKRPGFTHASQIHLLRWLRQARDATHNPAPNDFLLSVDGYNPQCFMLNRRRCTLKTADTNNNKLPVLQNSTFDGENGNGLAPKDVNDNLINEPRSLILPDIFQSRRKNSKSFKTNYLETTVFKQTGLNVHNLAKKCLEFGQKFENKPWRHQLEIALRKSKSDICGMKYT, via the exons ATGAGGATCGTGATAACGTTTGAGCGAGAAAGGTTTGCTATCAATGTCTTATCCACAGACACAGTGGCTGTAGTAAAACAATTAATTGAAAAAGAGATTCAGATTTTTGCTGAGCTATGTTCACATAACTGTCGATCACAGCTTCAACTTTATTTTGCAGACAATCTGCTAAAGGATGACACATTGCTGCATGATTTGGGAGTCATTTCTGGATCTATAATTAGATGTAAATATGTCGAAACGCCGGTAGCCGATATCTGTATTGATATTCCTTTCCTTTCGAAAAGAATTGAGTTAGATTCTTTTGATAATACTGCAACAGTAAGTAATTTGCGTACGATTCTCCAAAATAATTTAGGTATTCCTGTCGGAGTGTTTAAACTGTTGACAAGGGAAGGACTCGAACTGTATGATGTAAACACACTCGAATACTACAAATTAAAACGGGGCTCAGCAATCACACTGGAATTATTCTTGGGAGTGGAGAAGGTTTTATTACGTGCTATTAATGGTGATATATTACAAACCATGAGATATATTTCTGAATTTAAAGTTGATCCAAAGATGAATCGATTCCTGATGCGAGTCGCTCTGTTCATATCCGCGCATTATGATCATGTCAAGTTGGCTTCGTTCCTTCTCCGCAAAGGAATAAG ATCGGAAGATCCCCCAGGTATTCACCCATCAAGAACATGGTGTAGTGAAATGTCACATCCTGATATTCAAAAATGTCCTGTCCACCAAGCAGCACAGCAAGGAAatataaattgtttaaaattattcCTTAGACATAGTTCTACTTGCGCCATTACAAGAGATGGGTATCATAACACTGCTATGACGTATGCTGCAAGAAACTTAAAGTTTGATTGTTGGAAACTTATCTTAGTTGAGCAATTTAAAAAGAACAAGCGACCGGGATTTACACATGCCTCACAAATACATTTGTTGAGATGGTTAAGACAGGCTAGAGATGCAACCCATAATCCTgcaccgaacgattttttgttgTCTGTTGACGGTTACAACCCACAATGCTTTATGTTGAATCGCAGAAGATGTACTTTGAAAACCGCTGacacaaataataataaattaccGGTTCTGCAAAATAGCACTTTCGACGGGGAAAATGGTAACGGTTTAGCTCCAAAAGATGTTAACGATAATTTAATAAACGAGCCTCGTTCTTTAATTTTGCCAGATATTTTTCAAAGCAGAAGGAAGAATTCTAAATCATTCAAGACAAACTATTTGGAGACAACCGTGTTCAAACAGACCGGATTAAATGTTCATAATTTAGCTAAAAAATGTCTAGAATTTGGtcaaaagtttgaaaataaaCCATGGAGACATCAATTAGAAATTGCTTTAAGAAAAAGCAAGAGCGATATTTGTGGAATGAAATATACCTAA
- the LOC130656306 gene encoding uncharacterized protein LOC130656306 isoform X1, which produces MRKVLKTISILFVLGGCSLLACLLLLRGSTTKKEKFTRREVSSQQKEQFVKPAKIINELPSKEKTNKRKDCQFGFDFLEDLLEKHTAVSHYLLPSHKRQNFSGALVSQDLMCLDTMDAVENQWIGIFECHGQGRNQAVTFTTDGTILGGSSKILCLAMKNMVSKNVVLKKCNSNDETQKWTTDSKYGYIMPIVRQDHCLNSPAQEDKGMTIEPCNLQMITQKWQLVMQEVLSLWLDGAQRDFRIHQIKKKGTRKQMNKLMLQPSEKIKYTDSLFFR; this is translated from the exons ATGAGAAAAGTGTTGAAGACTATTTCGATATTATTCGTGTTGGGAGGTTGTAGTTTGTTAGCATGTTTGTTATTGTTGAGAGGTagtacaacaaaaaaagaaaagtttacaAGAAGAGAGGTTTCAAGTCAACAAAAGGAG CAGTTCGTCAAGCCGGCTAAAATCATCAATGAATTACCATCTAAAGAAAAAACGAACAAGCGAAAAGACTGTCAGTTCGGATTTGATTTTTTAGAAGA cCTCCTTGAAAAACACACTGCCGTTTCTCATTATCTCTTGCCATCTCATAAAAGACAAAACTTTTCTGGTGCTTTAGTCAGTCAGGATTTAATGTGTCTTGATACAATGGACGCTGTGGAGAATCAATGGATTGGGATATTTGAATGTCATGGACAAGGAAGAAATCAG GCTGTAACTTTCACAACGGATGGTACAATCCTGGGAGGATCTTCCAAAATATTATGTCTTGCGATGAAGAATATGGTTTCAAAAAATGTCGTGCTGAAAAAATGCAACAGTAATGACGAAACACAG AAATGGACAACCGATAGTAAATACGGTTATATCATGCCAATTGTACGTCAAGATCATTGTTTAAATTCTCCTGCTCAAGAAGACAAAGGAATGACAATCGAACCGTGTAATTTACAAATGATTACTCAAAAATGGCAGCTCGTCATGCAAGAAGTGTTGTCGTTATGGTTGGATGGCGCGCAACGTGACTTTAGAAtacatcaaattaaaaagaaaggaaCACGTAAACAAATGAACAAATTGATGTTGCAACCATcggagaaaataaaatataccGATTCTTTATTTTTTCGATGA
- the LOC130656306 gene encoding uncharacterized protein LOC130656306 isoform X2 has translation MRKVLKTISILFVLGGCSLLACLLLLRGSTTKKEKFTRREVSSQQKEFVKPAKIINELPSKEKTNKRKDCQFGFDFLEDLLEKHTAVSHYLLPSHKRQNFSGALVSQDLMCLDTMDAVENQWIGIFECHGQGRNQAVTFTTDGTILGGSSKILCLAMKNMVSKNVVLKKCNSNDETQKWTTDSKYGYIMPIVRQDHCLNSPAQEDKGMTIEPCNLQMITQKWQLVMQEVLSLWLDGAQRDFRIHQIKKKGTRKQMNKLMLQPSEKIKYTDSLFFR, from the exons ATGAGAAAAGTGTTGAAGACTATTTCGATATTATTCGTGTTGGGAGGTTGTAGTTTGTTAGCATGTTTGTTATTGTTGAGAGGTagtacaacaaaaaaagaaaagtttacaAGAAGAGAGGTTTCAAGTCAACAAAAGGAG TTCGTCAAGCCGGCTAAAATCATCAATGAATTACCATCTAAAGAAAAAACGAACAAGCGAAAAGACTGTCAGTTCGGATTTGATTTTTTAGAAGA cCTCCTTGAAAAACACACTGCCGTTTCTCATTATCTCTTGCCATCTCATAAAAGACAAAACTTTTCTGGTGCTTTAGTCAGTCAGGATTTAATGTGTCTTGATACAATGGACGCTGTGGAGAATCAATGGATTGGGATATTTGAATGTCATGGACAAGGAAGAAATCAG GCTGTAACTTTCACAACGGATGGTACAATCCTGGGAGGATCTTCCAAAATATTATGTCTTGCGATGAAGAATATGGTTTCAAAAAATGTCGTGCTGAAAAAATGCAACAGTAATGACGAAACACAG AAATGGACAACCGATAGTAAATACGGTTATATCATGCCAATTGTACGTCAAGATCATTGTTTAAATTCTCCTGCTCAAGAAGACAAAGGAATGACAATCGAACCGTGTAATTTACAAATGATTACTCAAAAATGGCAGCTCGTCATGCAAGAAGTGTTGTCGTTATGGTTGGATGGCGCGCAACGTGACTTTAGAAtacatcaaattaaaaagaaaggaaCACGTAAACAAATGAACAAATTGATGTTGCAACCATcggagaaaataaaatataccGATTCTTTATTTTTTCGATGA
- the LOC130657228 gene encoding vesicular inhibitory amino acid transporter-like has protein sequence MMPKRFRGKKGNPRNVSRVDKEVFLDVDACGPGKKATTISKILIFLSMLNFTQGMGTLVLPYAISTGGYLVIISIFVIAALSYHSSKVIIRMRNEYNQRGSLNGHAELANALWGRVGSVFVNFTEFVYFFGVCMLCILLVSNFFEINFADVLYNKRNSILCAGVFLIPTVFISRLRQLYWLNSFSVCFGMLSIIILAIKSLYQVNSWKFKELSSFNEQYFWMANGIVLFTFSVHPFLCKMDKDVTDKVILSKLTTYVFGTSTCVNIIFGITLAFCFGDTTKELITNNLGSNISRKVISGFLAFVGYYSYPMSAASIANIVQCSDLCKTYFPSVQACQVLTWREKYLDIMMRSVILLLTVLAAVMWSKFYMLMVIIGCVPVMLLAFVYPLLFHFFLEREANGLMFIIGIFCSVCVTCIGLVYTVIHMWY, from the exons ATGATGCCGAAACGTTTTCGTGGGAAGAAAGGCAATCCACGAAATGTTTCTAGAGTGGACAAAGAAGTTTTCCTTGATGTTGATGCTTGTGGGCCAGGCAAAAAAGCAACAACCATATCGAAAATACTGATCTTTTTAAGCATGTTAAATTTTACCCAAG GTATGGGAACTTTGGTATTGCCGTACGCCATTAGTACTGGAGGTTATCTGGTGATCATTAGTATTTTCGTTATTGCAGCGTTGTCTTATCATAGTAGCAAAGTTATCATAAGAATGCGAAATGAATATAATCAAAGAGGTTCGCTAAATGGTCATGCGGAACTTGCAAACGCACTGTGGGGGAGAGTTGGATCAGTATTTGTCAATTTCAcggaatttgtttatttttttggtgtGTGCATGCTTTGCATATTGTTGGTatccaatttttttgaaatcaaTTTCGCTGATGTGTTATATAACAAACGAAATTCTATACTCTGCGCTGGAGTGTTTTTAATACCAACGGTCTTTATCAGCAGACTAAGGCAACTTTATTGGTTGAATTCGTTCAGTGTATGCTTTGGCATGCTCTCCATCATCATTCTGGCAATAAAATCTTTATACCAAGTAAATTCATGGAAGTTCAAAGAGCTGTCATCTTTCAATGAGCAATATTTTTGGATGGCAAACGGAATTGTGCTATTCACGTTCTCAGTTCAtccttttttatgcaaaatggaTAAGGATGTAACAGATAAAGTTATTTTATCAAAACTGACAACATACGTGTTTGGCACCTCCACCTGCGTTAATATCATTTTCGGCATAACTCTAGCGTTTTGTTTTGGAGATACAACGAAGGAGCTTATTACAAACAATCTTGGTTCAAATATATCCCGGAAGGTCATAAGTGGCTTTTTAGCGTTTGTTGGTTACTATTCCTATCCTATGTCTGCAGCAAGCATCGCGAATATAGTTCAATGCTCTGACTTATGTAAAACATATTTCCCATCAGTTCAAGCGTGTCAGGTGCTAACATGGAGAGAAAAGTACTTAGACATCATGATGCGGAGTGTGATACTTTTGTTGACTGTTCTAGCTGCAGTGATGTGGTCAAAGTTTTACATGCTGATGGTAATCATTGGTTGTGTGCCGGTTATGTTGTTAGCTTTTGTTTATCCGTTGTTATTCCATTTCTTTTTGGAGCGCGAAGCAAATGGTCTAATGTTTATTATTGGTATTTTTTGTTCAGTTTGCGTGACTTGTATTGGGTTGGTGTACACAGTGATACACATGTGGTATTAA
- the LOC130656759 gene encoding cyclin-D-binding Myb-like transcription factor 1, which produces MSNNGFSPLHLIHSGYGEKYLNALKALKKQGIEPTRGEWKPDELEQLDKNFSTFVKEYKIKDYVRLLTPLDKNDVKFRKETNFNLRMCQGIMRTRHQVSIKVVRKYLPVKKGRLSAAEKRELFRLYNMYGRKWTLIGRLLQRQPFHVVTSFTHISQTKNHGSWGKREESKLRQAVNSFISSGKAISWNAVSTAVGTRSSKTCLVKWLNYTRDQLNWNDLQAYKLIKLIRKKQYGSESSINWKKIAKWLYNNKGFSLMLRYRFQKMKKNVSKIAEFEEVVKDLYVLYKERKHDFVLRNMDSKEVINSSKSKRCNKYESMKNHSKIDICHPEWQVLTSYELIKLINESCVNDEYLIDWVELSKHFLNVSPNWLKWKFGVLKKELPLSYSSEFTDIIEELLKLYDDRVNGHSDDDDELSMSYVISSDDDEVVEIKKNKNNIDVTIVDSDDDWDEILSDTEIISIMSDDDYMSISMQDDDIVMLPEYNKKKEIPVLDKDTICVESDKEDSVTLNNKSKQKRKRKRKQNKKVKSKKTKIICID; this is translated from the coding sequence ATGTCCAACAATGGATTTAGTCCCTTACATCTTATACATTCTGGTTATGGAGAAAAATACCTCAATGCTCTGAAAGCTTTAAAAAAGCAAGGAATTGAGCCTACAAGGGGCGAGTGGAAACCAGATGAATTGGAGcagttagataaaaatttctcaaCATTTGTTAAAGAATATAAAATAAAGGATTACGTTCGTTTGCTTACTCCATTGGATAAGAATGATGTCAAGTTCCGAAAAGAAACAAACTTTAATTTACGTATGTGTCAAGGTATAATGCGAACAAGACATCAGGTTAGCATTAAGGTGGTTCGAAAATATCTTCCTGTAAAGAAAGGGAGGTTATCGGCTGCTGAGAAAAGAGAGCTATTTCGTTTGTACAATATGTATGGTAGGAAATGGACGTTAATTGGACGATTGTTACAGCGACAACCCTTTCATGTTGTAACATCATTTACTCATATTAGTCAGACAAAAAATCATGGGAGTTGGGGGAAAAGAGAAGAATCAAAATTAAGACAAGCAGTTAATAGTTTTATTTCTTCTGGGAAAGCAATATCTTGGAACGCTGTATCCACTGCAGTTGGAACAAGATCGTCAAAAACTTGCCTTGTTAAATGGCTTAATTATACAAGAGACCAATTAAACTGGAATGATCTTCAAGCatataaattgataaaattgaTTCGTAAAAAGCAATATGGCAGTGAAAGTTCTATTAATTGGAAAAAGATTGCCAAGTGGCTCTACAATAATAAAGGGTTTTCACTAATGCTGCGATATAggtttcaaaaaatgaaaaaaaatgtttcaaagaTTGCTGAATTTGAAGAAGTTGTGAAGGATCTATATGTTTTGTATAAAGAAAGAAAGCATGATTTTGTATTACGAAACATGGACAGTAAAGAAGTTATAAACTCTTCAAAATCTAAAAGATGTAACAAATATGAATCTATGAAAAATCACTCAAAAATAGATATTTGCCATCCAGAATGGCAGGTTCTAACATCATATGAATTAATAAAACTTATTAATGAAAGTTGTGTTAACGATGAATATTTGATTGATTGGGTGGAGTTATCAAAACATTTCTTGAATGTGTCACCAAACTGGCTAAAGTGGAAATTTGGTGTATTAAAAAAGGAGCTTCCCCTTTCATATTCTTCTGAATTTACTGATATTATTGAAGAATTGTTAAAGTTATATGACGATAGAGTTAATGGCCATAGTGACGATGACGATGAACTTTCGATGAGTTACGTTATTTCTTCTGATGACGATGAAGTtgtggaaattaaaaaaaacaaaaataacatagaTGTCACTATTGTTGATTCAGATGATGATTGGGATGAGATTTTGAGTGACACAGAAATTATTTCAATCATGTCTGATGATGACTATATGTCCATTTCGATGCAGGATGATGATATTGTCATGTTGCCTGAatacaataaaaagaaagaaataccaGTTTTGGATAAAGATACCATCTGTGTTGAGTCAGATAAGGAGGACAGTGTCACCTTAAacaataaatcaaaacaaaagagaaaacgaaaaagaaagcaaaataaaaaggtCAAgtcaaaaaagacaaaaataatatGTATTGACTAA
- the LOC130656304 gene encoding uncharacterized protein LOC130656304 translates to MSLHAELTNQIQHQKNSLSVKKRKQKKRTSHNRNNSKDFTTHHHNASYDKNAIFKDIASHFSNWSAWQRQILLCKCTEQSSIPFLTSLATILEPILHRDFDIVIQGNFKSSLIKNFLILPSITSSPLISHHAPTGSQEHLSCSSKRTHNIDIKTSQNNEYPFKIETFDEAALQKALPFHAHARPRKADSLSTIEFFNDINKQKVQDNIKLKKLCEDRPGHLSIRNYKHEKWWLPNIKNNENFNSVSKKSLLQSFNMVVNRFMEKYIVWRNVDKGDFFLHMVDFCSPNDLVYLAHCINQRLKNIADIERLPDNLLVKIFTYLDCVDLAQTAQVNKRWKILSSSDILWKTMSYDLANKYNQLDFLTYLETSYIALNWKVLYRELKDSVEQLVIKNKEIEDEDVSAEGIEMAESSDTTDSNMVLNSYESSEIDVNNSIYMLDSDDKNDSSSNESLCLHTSRINSNQLITSSSQVITNKREHKFKKKKSLEDDGKNFAYDVRLKLVQPNNRVKNEKEHESLPSEQFAQVTITGLITLKRVRKLEGHFEAVLCLQFDTKRIMSGSADRMVRLWDVRSGRNFHKLQGHQGGVRSIYFDDRYIVTGSWDTTVKIWHVVKFTLFHTITAHDGCVTSVEMNDEILVTASHDCTVCVFEKHTWNHMATLKAHQGPVSCAALLADNQLLTGSFDRLVLLWDLSTFKVNKSFKGPFNSIQTVKLYGNLLAAGSSDGTITFWDFNTCQIEAMVEAHDGAVNSVCFVGSRFITGGGDGAVKEWDLQTCVCLRLFTGHKGPVNCVRASSKRIISGSSDGTIRVWDMACRIHQAGGPYDEMNKNIIESEVLHEKEYKKRLLKNTNL, encoded by the exons atgTCACTACATGCAGAACTTACAAACCAAATACAACATCAAAAAAACTCACTTTCTGTAAAgaaaaggaaacaaaaaaagagAACATCGCATAACAGAAACAATTCAAAAGACTTCACAACGCATCATCATAATGCATCTTATGATAAAAATGCCATATTCAAAGATATTGCATCTCATTTTTCCAATTGGTCAGCATGGCAAAGGCAAATTTTGTTATGCAAATGTACAGAACAAAGCTCAATACCCTTCCTCACATCATTAGCAACTATTTTGGAACCAATTCTTCATAGGGATTTTGACATTGTTATACAAGGAAACTTTAAATCATCTTTAATTAAGAATTTCTTGATACTGCCCAGTATAACTTCTTCTCCACTCATCAGTCACCATGCTCCAACAGGTAGCCAAGAACATTTAAGTTGTTCATCAAAACGTACACATAATATTGACATAAAAACATCACAAAATAATGAATATCCATTTAAAATTGAGACATTTGATGAGGCAGCACTCCAAAAAGCATTGCCTTTTCATGCACATGCACGACCTAGAAAAGCAGATTCTCTCTCAACTATTGAGTtttttaatgacataaataaacaaaaagtacaagacaatataaaattaaaaaaattatgtgaggATAGACCTGGACATCTGTCAATTAGGAACTACAAACATGAAAAATGGTGGCTTCCAAACATAAAGAATAATGAAAACTTTAATTCTGTGTCTAAAAAAAGTTTACTTCAATCCTTTAACATGGTGGTAAACCGATTTATGGAAAAATACATTGTTTGGAGGAATGTTGACAAGGGAGATTTTTTCTTACACATGGTCGACTTTTGTTCTCCAAATGATTTAGTATATTTGGCTCATTGTATCAACCAAAGACTTAAAAATATTGCAGATATTGAACGTTTACCAGACAACCTTTTAGTAAAGATTTTTACTTATTTGGATTGTGTTGATTTGGCTCAAACTGCACAAGTTAATAAACGATGGAAAATTCTCTCGTCAAGTGATATACTTTGGAAAACCATGTCTTACGATTTGGCTAACAAGTATAACCAGTTAGATTTTCTTACCTATTTGGAAACATCTTACATTGCATTAAATTGGAAAGTATTGTATCGAGAACTTAAAGATTCTGTAGAACAACtggttataaaaaacaaagaaattgaaGATGAAGATGTGTCAGCTGAGGGAATTGAAATGGCTGAAAGTAGTGATACAACAGACTCAAATATGGTCTTAAATTCATATGAATCAAGTGAAATTGATGTCAACAACTCTATTTATATGTTAGACAGTGATGACAAGAATGACTCTTCAAGTAATGAGTCACTTTGTCTGCATACATCAAGAATAAATTCCAACCAG cttATAACCTCATCAAGTCAAGTAATAACCAATAAACGTGAACacaaattcaaaaagaagaaatcTCTTGAGGATGATGGGAAAAATTTTGCTTATGATGTCAGACTAAAATTGGTGCAACCTAACAACCgcgtg AAAAATGAGAAAGAGCACGAAAGTCTTCCTTCAGAGCAATTTGCTCAAGTAACAATAACTGGCTTAATAACATTAAAACGTGTTCGGAAACTTGAG GGTCATTTTGAAGCTGTGCTATGTCTTCAGTTTGATACTAAGCGAATTATGAGTGGATCCGCTGATCGAATGGTCAG GTTATGGGATGTTAGAAGCGGGCGTAATTTTCATAAACTACAAGGCCACCAG GGTGGAGTTCGTTCGATCTACTTCGATGATAGATATATTGTAACAGGTTCTTGGGACACTACTGTCAAA atTTGGCATGTTGTAAAATTCACGTTATTTCATACTATCACAGCACATGATGGATGTGTAACAAGTGTGGAAATGAATGACGAGATTCT GGTGACTGCTTCTCACGATTGTACTGTGTGTGTTTTTGAGAAGCATACATGGAATCACATGGCTACGTTAAAAGCCCATCAAG GTCCAGTGTCATGCGCTGCATTGCTTGCAGACAACCAACTTCTAACAGGTTCCTTTGACAG ACTGGTTTTGTTATGGGATTTATCTACATTTAAAGTCAACAAGTCGTTCAAGGGACCGTTCAATTCAATTCAAACCGTTAAG cttTATGGCAATCTGTTGGCTGCTGGTTCTTCAGATGGTACTATTACATTTTGGGACTTTAACACGTGCCAAATCGAGGCCATGGTGGAAGCGCATGATGGTGCCGTTAATTCTGTGTGTTTTGTTGGTTCCAGATTCATTACAGGCGGAGG AGATGGTGCCGTTAAAGAATGGGACTTACAAACATGTGTATGTTTGCGTTTGTTCACGGGACATAAGGGACCCGTAAATTGTGTCCGG GCTTCGTCGAAACGCATTATTAGTGGCTCTTCTGATGGAACAATCAGAGTATGGGATATGGCGTGCAGAATACATCAG GCTGGTGGTCCATATGATGAAATGAACAAGAACATTATCGAATCTGAAGTCTTACATGAAAAGGAATATAAGAaaagacttttaaaaaatacaaacttgTGA
- the LOC130656760 gene encoding uncharacterized protein C19orf47-like, which produces MSSSRSKWEAFFKDAHIPTKQATEYASRFSDNRVRLDMLNELSKELLHDLGIKAVGDVIAILRHAKFKHAELSRDRSTSPEVVEKPPMKRKSDVATSKKTQLPEKFPSKLSLVKPKPPKTIPQKTVASKAQPSKNMPTTQVKDSVIPANAPALRITTSTQSPTTSKLKPGRMKLSDRFNEFHNEAKRKKLEEERVDEENDRLSEKQPGKGRGTTFTIQVPRKQSSTKSTNLEEIQKVTTHPKVTLVPAQGKALNRNRQSTSIFDRLGKSTASNIPIQGKTPENKPNVFNRLGAISTSPSTIQPVQKVSAIVRKTNNTASGMTKASKTSSVFNRLGSK; this is translated from the exons ATGA GCTCATCACGGTCAAAGTGGGAAGCATTTTTCAAAGACGCTCACATTCCAACAAAGCAAGCCACAGA GTATGCATCAAGATTTAGTGACAATCGGGTGCGTTTGGATATGCTTAATGAGTTGAGCAAG GAATTACTGCATGATCTTGGTATTAAAGCAGTTGGTGATGTCATAGCTATATTACGTCACGCTAAGTTCAAACATGCAGAG TTGTCTCGTGACCGTTCTACTTCTCCTGAAGTTGTTGAAAAGCCGCCTATGAAAAGAAAATCAGATGTAGCAACTTCAAAGAAGACACAATTGCCAGAGAAGTTTCCATCTAAATTGTCTCTGGTCAAGCCAAAACCACCAAAAACAATCCCACAAAAAACTGTGGCTTCAAAGGCACAACCCTCTAAGAATATGCCAACCA CACAAGTCAAAGATAGTGTCATACCTGCCAACGCACCGGCTTTGCGAATTACCACATCAACGCAATCCCCCACGACGTCAAAACTGAAGCCTGGTCGCATGAAATTGTCGGATAGATTTAACGAGTTTCATAATgaagcaaaaagaaagaaattggaAGAGGAAAGAGTGGATGAAGAGAATGATAGGTTGAGTGAAAAGCAGCCAGGAAAAGGTAGAGGTACCACGTTCACTATCCAAGTTCCCAGGAAGCAGTCATCTACAAAATCAACCAATCTGGAAGAAATACAGAAGGTGACAACGCATCCTAAAGTCACTCTTGTACCTG ctcaAGGAAAAGCATTAAATCGAAACAGACAATCCACGTCGATATTTGATCGTCTGGGTAAATCCACTGCTAGTAATATTCCGATACAG GGTAAAACGCCGGAGAACAAACCAAATGTTTTTAATCGCTTGGGTGCAATAAGTACCTCACCTAGTACGATTCAACCAGTTCAAAAAGTATCCGCCATCGTTCGGAAAACCAACAATACGGCGAGTGGGATGACGAAAGCGAGTAAGACGTCGAGTGTTTTTAACAGATTGGGTAGCAAGTGA